A DNA window from Chitinibacter fontanus contains the following coding sequences:
- a CDS encoding zinc-dependent metalloprotease family protein: MKHLPLTLLAVSVSLALLACGGGGGGGGSATPTAAPSYTPPPADAVSADPTIPAPQAITLQSGSLLISEISNSGWIEIYNTTDFPIDVSRMKVRTRDTSGLISEFALPAATILPKGYLVVAARPSTDIQSSNQVVFVGTTSLKPNWGSSNSGFVELTIPGQTIDFVRFGSGETTAPTSPSEWGSGNAPALDIGSDVGSTYGHSIVRPASSINSDTNLGTDWQPANFSTPFGPNDVPSGALDADNDGIPDSAEVAGGTFAGLDLYAMGARAGQRDIFLEIDYMSAADEGVKPRPEALQKIVAAFAAKGFSLHIDAGANVAGFNLGNAKSVLAYNSCLDMGNPKLGCADVYALKTNSFDLRRSPIFHYAVMGYKSGTYAGAAGLGEISGNDFYVALGGLGLSAKSTLEKNFLINTQAGTIMHELGHNLGLRHGGFEDQNSKPNYISVMNYMYSQAGIPPNVTGVNAGQRWYINNNLKGLGLCTTEVEANTCSDTFILDYSNGNSLALNEQSLLESELLGRGSTVAGAFVDWNRDGLNTTSRISANIDSPDSTVVSSVPLRDYNDWANLILPFARQFSGRLGKTPGSGTVYNDVHFLNDRQPVASEQPMVKPMP, from the coding sequence TTGCAGTTTCTGTCTCTCTGGCCCTGTTAGCTTGTGGCGGAGGTGGTGGCGGTGGTGGCTCTGCAACGCCGACGGCTGCACCTAGTTATACGCCACCGCCAGCAGATGCCGTTTCTGCAGATCCAACAATTCCAGCCCCGCAGGCAATCACACTACAGTCTGGTTCTTTGCTCATTAGTGAAATCTCGAATAGTGGCTGGATTGAGATCTACAACACAACAGATTTCCCAATTGATGTAAGTCGCATGAAGGTGCGGACACGTGATACTTCTGGTTTGATTAGCGAGTTTGCACTACCTGCTGCAACCATCTTGCCCAAGGGTTATTTGGTGGTTGCTGCACGCCCATCGACTGATATTCAATCATCGAACCAAGTGGTGTTTGTTGGAACGACATCTTTGAAGCCAAACTGGGGCAGTAGTAATTCTGGCTTTGTGGAATTAACCATCCCGGGGCAAACCATCGACTTTGTGCGATTTGGTTCAGGTGAAACAACTGCGCCAACATCACCTTCTGAATGGGGGTCTGGCAATGCACCAGCACTTGATATTGGCAGCGATGTCGGCAGTACTTACGGCCACAGTATTGTCCGCCCTGCCAGCAGTATCAATTCTGATACCAATTTGGGTACAGATTGGCAACCCGCCAATTTTTCGACGCCATTTGGACCTAATGATGTACCGAGTGGTGCGCTGGATGCCGATAATGATGGTATCCCAGATAGTGCAGAGGTTGCGGGTGGTACATTCGCAGGCTTGGATTTATATGCCATGGGCGCTCGGGCTGGTCAGCGTGATATTTTCCTAGAAATTGACTACATGTCCGCAGCAGATGAAGGCGTGAAGCCACGCCCAGAAGCCTTGCAAAAAATAGTTGCAGCTTTTGCCGCAAAGGGTTTCAGTTTGCATATTGATGCTGGTGCCAATGTGGCTGGTTTCAATTTGGGGAATGCAAAATCAGTACTAGCTTACAATTCATGTTTAGACATGGGGAATCCGAAGTTGGGTTGTGCCGATGTCTATGCATTGAAAACCAATTCATTTGATTTGCGCCGTAGCCCGATTTTCCATTATGCAGTGATGGGTTATAAATCGGGGACCTATGCAGGTGCTGCTGGCCTTGGCGAAATTTCCGGTAATGACTTTTATGTTGCTTTGGGTGGATTGGGTTTATCTGCTAAATCTACGCTCGAGAAAAATTTCCTGATCAATACCCAAGCGGGCACGATCATGCATGAGTTGGGGCATAATCTGGGTCTGCGCCACGGTGGGTTTGAAGACCAGAATAGCAAACCCAATTACATCAGTGTGATGAACTATATGTACTCGCAAGCGGGGATTCCGCCTAATGTAACTGGTGTGAATGCGGGGCAACGCTGGTATATCAACAATAACTTGAAAGGTTTGGGTTTGTGCACCACTGAAGTGGAGGCCAACACGTGTTCAGATACCTTTATCCTCGATTATTCAAATGGGAACTCGCTTGCGCTGAATGAACAGAGCTTACTCGAGAGTGAATTACTGGGGCGTGGATCGACAGTGGCGGGGGCTTTTGTAGACTGGAATCGTGATGGTCTAAATACTACCAGTCGAATTAGCGCCAATATTGATTCACCAGATTCGACAGTGGTTTCAAGTGTGCCACTGCGCGATTATAACGATTGGGCCAATTTGATCTTACCATTCGCGCGTCAATTTAGCGGTCGTTTAGGTAAAACCCCAGGTTCGGGTACTGTTTATAACGACGTGCATTTCCTTAATGATCGTCAACCCGTTGCCAGCGAGCAACCAATGGTCAAACCAATGCCATGA
- a CDS encoding DUF4397 domain-containing protein yields the protein MITLSKWLVMIAASAGLVACGGGSDPAPEQAQVRVIHASPDAPNVDVYAAGAKALSNVPYKAASGLLTVNAGDLPVKVTPTGSDTGVISATLKLAKDTVTTVIAVNEVAKIEPLVITESAMKPSAGKARLRVVHAAATAPAVDIYVTAPTADLATTTATLSNVAFKAFSDGLEVPAADYRVRVTAAGSKTVVFDSGTLPVPAGADLLAVAVPQANGSSPISLLLISRDATANVTQVADVNAKLRVVHASPDAPAVDVLANGSAILSNVPFFTASNYLTVEAKKYTVALNLAGTSTQALTADLTLDKATNYTVFATGLAAGTPALQYLVAKDDASLPPTGQIKVRVIHASPNAPAVDVYANDALVMSNVAFPAAGDYLKVPAGDYVFKLRAAGAAASSAPAFTSGTVTTTAGKIYTVVARGLLPNTTGDTAKDFTLSVLNDN from the coding sequence ATGATTACACTCAGTAAATGGTTGGTAATGATCGCTGCGAGTGCCGGGTTGGTGGCTTGTGGCGGTGGCAGCGACCCCGCGCCAGAGCAGGCACAGGTTCGCGTTATTCATGCATCACCTGATGCGCCTAATGTGGATGTTTATGCCGCGGGGGCTAAAGCATTAAGTAATGTGCCTTACAAAGCAGCTAGTGGTTTACTCACGGTGAATGCAGGTGATTTACCAGTCAAAGTCACCCCAACGGGTAGTGATACGGGTGTAATTAGCGCTACGCTGAAGTTGGCTAAAGATACGGTTACCACCGTAATTGCAGTGAACGAAGTCGCCAAAATCGAACCACTGGTAATTACCGAGAGCGCAATGAAACCTAGCGCAGGTAAGGCTCGTTTGCGGGTAGTACACGCCGCAGCAACAGCGCCTGCAGTTGATATCTATGTGACTGCACCAACTGCAGATTTGGCCACAACTACTGCAACTTTAAGCAATGTCGCATTCAAAGCGTTTTCTGATGGCTTAGAAGTACCAGCAGCAGATTATCGCGTACGGGTAACTGCTGCGGGTAGCAAAACCGTGGTATTTGATTCCGGTACTTTGCCAGTGCCAGCGGGAGCCGATTTGCTCGCGGTCGCAGTGCCACAAGCCAATGGTAGCTCGCCGATCAGTTTGCTACTGATTAGCCGCGATGCAACTGCCAATGTAACGCAGGTGGCTGATGTGAATGCCAAACTGCGAGTTGTGCATGCGTCACCTGATGCGCCAGCTGTGGATGTATTAGCCAATGGCAGCGCCATTTTGAGCAATGTGCCATTTTTTACCGCCTCTAACTACCTGACTGTTGAAGCCAAAAAATACACTGTGGCGCTCAATCTGGCAGGAACGAGTACTCAGGCACTCACGGCTGATTTAACTTTGGATAAGGCAACAAACTACACGGTATTTGCTACCGGCCTAGCTGCGGGAACGCCTGCACTGCAATACCTAGTTGCTAAAGATGATGCTAGCTTGCCACCTACTGGTCAGATCAAAGTGCGCGTGATTCATGCTTCACCAAATGCGCCAGCCGTTGACGTATATGCCAACGATGCGTTGGTGATGAGCAATGTCGCCTTCCCTGCTGCTGGTGATTACCTGAAAGTGCCTGCTGGTGATTATGTATTCAAACTGCGTGCGGCAGGTGCAGCAGCTAGCTCAGCGCCAGCCTTCACTTCAGGCACAGTAACGACCACTGCAGGCAAAATCTACACTGTGGTAGCGCGTGGCCTGTTGCCAAATACAACGGGTGATACCGCGAAAGACTTTACTTTGAGTGTCTTGAACGACAACTAA
- a CDS encoding YecA/YgfB family protein, giving the protein MAKMLDQALTDEELDQLDQFLYSDAVGKDAMSLSMLHGYLTAILIGPAQVMPTEWMGQIWDKPEAVIFALPEADAMIDLVMRLYNQIADELAQDPPVYEPLLYWEDETEEHSSIEEWSLGFCFGAGLAEEEWQPLLDEEEGQFMFMAIMSGSDDEMRADMEREGINLVQHDNEIAEQLPEMVLEIRDFFRNRQISEGSKHRLH; this is encoded by the coding sequence ATGGCAAAAATGCTAGACCAAGCGCTAACCGATGAAGAGCTCGATCAACTCGATCAGTTTTTGTACTCGGATGCCGTCGGTAAGGATGCAATGTCCTTGTCCATGTTGCATGGCTACCTCACCGCCATTTTGATTGGCCCCGCGCAAGTGATGCCCACCGAATGGATGGGACAGATTTGGGATAAACCCGAAGCGGTGATTTTTGCCTTGCCCGAAGCCGATGCGATGATCGATCTGGTGATGCGCCTCTACAATCAAATCGCCGATGAGCTGGCGCAAGACCCTCCGGTGTACGAGCCTTTGTTGTACTGGGAAGACGAAACCGAAGAACACTCCAGCATTGAAGAATGGAGCTTGGGTTTCTGTTTTGGCGCGGGCTTGGCCGAAGAAGAATGGCAGCCGCTGCTCGATGAAGAAGAAGGCCAGTTTATGTTTATGGCCATCATGAGTGGTTCGGACGACGAAATGCGCGCTGATATGGAGCGCGAAGGTATCAACCTCGTGCAACACGATAATGAAATCGCCGAGCAATTGCCGGAAATGGTGCTCGAAATCCGCGACTTCTTCCGCAATCGCCAAATCAGCGAAGGCAGCAAACACCGATTGCATTAA
- the aas gene encoding bifunctional acyl-ACP--phospholipid O-acyltransferase/long-chain-fatty-acid--ACP ligase, with the protein MLKTLFRTSMKTLFRVLYRLTIKGDFSVFHNPRTLIVANHESFLDGIFLAAHLPIDATFVVHTKVAENWFFRLFLSLTDFLAVDPTNPLAIKAVVRLLEAGKPVVIFPEGRITTTGSLMKVYDGAAFAAARTGATIVPVRISGASRTFFSRLGGIYPQTLFPKISLQVLGRRSIAMPDLPSAKERRRKAGQLMRDILLEMLVATRPERTLYRAYLDAQIAFGSTFSVVEDISQHEESYGSLTKKILGLSRIVDKISTQQETVGVLLPNTTPTLALFFALSARARIPAMLNYSAGREGILAACIAANIKTIVTSRAFIAKGKLEGLIDNLPNIQVLYLEDLRPLIGLGDKLLVLLGLLRPSSFAIKQSPDDAAVILFTSGSEGKPKGVVHSHNSILANVAQIRALADFTPRDKFMVALPLFHSFGLTACAILPLVTGVPIFLYPTPLHYRIIPEIVYDRGCSVLFGTSTFLGNYAKYAHPYDFGRLRYVVAGAEKLSEAVRRTYIEKFGIRILEGYGVTECAPVVAVNVPMASRLGTVGQLTPGMRHKLIPIPGVPEGGQLLVSGPNVMKGYLRYENPGQLESLPQEDGVAWYDTGDIVKLDIDGFITIQGRAKRFAKIAGEMISLEVVETIARKAAPDFMHSASSRPDEAKGEAIVLFTTQADLSRDHLLAAAREIGAPELAVPREIRVVAAIPLLGTGKTDYVTLKKWAADDAA; encoded by the coding sequence ATGCTCAAGACTCTGTTTCGTACCTCAATGAAAACCTTGTTCCGCGTGCTATACCGGCTCACGATCAAGGGCGATTTCAGCGTGTTTCACAATCCGCGCACGCTGATTGTGGCCAATCACGAATCTTTTCTCGATGGGATTTTCTTGGCCGCCCATTTGCCGATTGATGCCACCTTTGTGGTACACACTAAGGTGGCAGAAAACTGGTTCTTTCGGCTGTTTCTCAGCCTAACCGATTTTCTGGCAGTCGATCCAACCAACCCACTGGCAATCAAGGCAGTGGTTCGCTTGCTTGAAGCGGGCAAACCGGTCGTTATTTTCCCTGAGGGGCGCATTACCACCACCGGCTCGCTGATGAAAGTCTACGATGGCGCGGCCTTTGCGGCGGCGCGCACGGGCGCAACGATTGTGCCGGTGCGCATCTCTGGCGCTTCGCGCACCTTCTTTAGCCGCCTAGGTGGAATTTATCCACAGACTTTATTTCCAAAAATCAGCCTGCAAGTGCTGGGTCGGCGCAGCATTGCAATGCCGGATTTGCCTAGCGCCAAAGAGCGCCGCCGCAAAGCCGGCCAACTAATGCGCGATATTTTGCTCGAAATGCTGGTGGCTACCCGCCCCGAGCGCACCCTCTATCGCGCCTATCTGGATGCCCAAATTGCATTTGGCAGCACGTTTAGCGTAGTAGAAGACATTTCGCAGCACGAAGAAAGCTATGGCAGTCTGACTAAGAAAATCCTTGGCCTGTCGCGCATTGTGGATAAAATCTCCACCCAACAGGAAACAGTTGGCGTGCTGTTACCCAATACCACGCCGACGCTGGCGCTGTTTTTTGCGCTAAGCGCTAGGGCACGTATCCCTGCCATGCTCAATTACAGCGCGGGTCGCGAAGGGATACTGGCAGCATGTATTGCGGCAAATATCAAAACTATCGTGACTTCACGCGCCTTTATCGCCAAAGGCAAGCTCGAAGGCTTGATCGACAATCTACCGAATATTCAGGTCTTGTATCTGGAAGATTTACGCCCATTGATCGGGCTGGGCGATAAATTACTGGTTTTACTCGGGCTGCTGCGTCCAAGTAGCTTTGCCATCAAACAATCACCGGATGATGCTGCGGTGATCCTGTTTACCTCCGGCTCGGAGGGCAAACCGAAGGGCGTAGTGCACAGCCATAATTCGATTTTGGCCAATGTGGCACAAATCCGCGCACTGGCTGACTTTACCCCGCGCGATAAATTCATGGTCGCGCTACCGCTGTTCCACAGCTTTGGCCTGACTGCTTGCGCGATTTTGCCGCTGGTGACCGGCGTGCCAATTTTCCTTTACCCAACGCCGCTACACTACCGCATCATCCCAGAAATCGTTTATGACCGTGGCTGCTCGGTGCTATTTGGTACCAGCACTTTCCTCGGTAATTACGCCAAATATGCCCACCCTTACGATTTTGGCCGCCTACGCTATGTGGTGGCTGGCGCGGAAAAGCTCAGCGAAGCGGTGCGCAGAACCTATATCGAGAAATTCGGGATTCGGATTTTAGAGGGCTATGGCGTCACCGAATGTGCGCCGGTCGTCGCGGTGAATGTACCGATGGCTAGCAGACTGGGTACTGTCGGCCAACTCACTCCCGGTATGCGCCACAAGCTTATACCCATCCCGGGTGTACCAGAAGGCGGGCAGCTTTTGGTTAGCGGCCCGAACGTAATGAAGGGTTATTTGCGCTATGAAAATCCCGGCCAGCTCGAAAGCTTACCGCAGGAAGACGGCGTGGCATGGTACGACACCGGCGATATTGTGAAGCTGGATATCGACGGCTTTATTACGATTCAGGGCCGCGCCAAGCGCTTTGCCAAAATTGCCGGTGAAATGATTTCGCTCGAAGTCGTCGAAACCATTGCCCGCAAAGCAGCGCCCGACTTTATGCACTCGGCCAGCTCGCGCCCTGATGAGGCCAAGGGTGAAGCGATTGTACTGTTCACCACGCAAGCCGATCTAAGCCGCGACCATTTATTGGCTGCAGCACGCGAGATCGGTGCACCTGAACTGGCGGTGCCACGCGAGATTCGCGTTGTAGCCGCGATTCCGCTGCTGGGCACCGGCAAAACTGATTATGTCACGCTAAAAAAATGGGCTGCCGACGATGCTGCCTAG
- a CDS encoding DUF6630 family protein, which produces MNIIQTRYFELSNANTGEHKFYELTLNDDGTLISRYGRIGANGQTKTQHFDSVEAMLKAADKTTAEKLNKGYQPATLGETAPQETQHQRILRNARELYDLISNGNSQLAQRCSAQFKAFIEDEDNKEEYEEQNDELINYGFKEAADWELVFFVDWKDTESMLDVLDTLCGNLHIDIEFDWGCADPEDELEVGQIMLLAHEQLQQQGFALWHWDTGDDAYLGWIGRVADHAQIANCAQALGLNAAYPDQLA; this is translated from the coding sequence ATGAATATTATTCAAACCCGCTATTTCGAGCTATCCAACGCCAACACTGGCGAACACAAATTCTACGAGCTGACGCTCAATGACGACGGCACGCTGATCAGTCGCTATGGGCGCATCGGAGCCAATGGCCAAACGAAAACCCAGCACTTCGACAGCGTTGAAGCCATGCTGAAAGCTGCCGACAAAACTACAGCAGAAAAGCTTAACAAGGGTTACCAGCCAGCCACGCTGGGCGAAACGGCCCCACAGGAAACGCAGCATCAACGCATTTTACGCAATGCCCGCGAGTTGTATGACCTGATTAGCAATGGCAATAGCCAACTTGCGCAGCGCTGCAGCGCCCAATTCAAAGCCTTTATCGAAGACGAAGACAATAAAGAAGAATACGAAGAGCAGAATGATGAGCTGATTAATTATGGCTTTAAAGAAGCTGCCGATTGGGAGCTGGTGTTTTTCGTCGATTGGAAAGACACTGAATCGATGCTCGACGTACTCGATACACTGTGCGGCAATCTGCATATCGATATCGAGTTTGACTGGGGCTGCGCCGATCCTGAAGACGAGCTGGAAGTGGGGCAGATTATGCTACTAGCCCACGAACAACTGCAGCAGCAAGGTTTTGCACTATGGCACTGGGATACTGGCGATGATGCGTATTTGGGCTGGATCGGCCGAGTCGCTGACCACGCGCAAATTGCCAACTGCGCTCAGGCACTCGGTCTGAATGCAGCTTACCCTGACCAACTCGCTTAG